The Mytilus trossulus isolate FHL-02 chromosome 3, PNRI_Mtr1.1.1.hap1, whole genome shotgun sequence genome contains a region encoding:
- the LOC134710921 gene encoding leucine-rich repeat-containing protein 74B-like, translated as MDVLPTTRFPEINTVRSKQSSPENCIVKLPNVEDKTNYISSDDEPVSSPCSRPRRRRKKSNSGTSSARKSARADSRSQHIHVSPLSELKPLNLLDNTQIISDDLYNEKKERLIKCSKLKDELRVYFNIDAKLGIIKTEDSEDDAYDTDLDQDRVGLELIVDEKTKQIKDFGEFPEYKKRCRDLKVVPNTFLIRHATEDNFKMRHRYMTSSDCRTISKEVEHNLAFQSIDLEDNGITHKHLQTMADMLLKNNSIIEFNISNNPIGPEGAKILKYILANNYHVVKADVSDCGLGEKSGPYLAEIIENNVFLRELYLRRNNLGNAAAKYIGDALGSNITLELLDISWNQIGKQGAIALAAGLKVNTQLEILNVAMNGFGEDGGIALFEALKNQDSLEELDITANRLTDKVARVISTIIPYNRHLKTLKISYNHISSVGALTLLKPYSSRMKKRLATVELQGIDVDAELIDAVNTLQNKRGMTVLISRPPSRREKTSDQLTYSLIKIVELMKDFEVDVYDLFPGYEKEREEMITTDEIIAAMKECERIPEKKKIQSVKRLIRDTRNRNFQLKEFAVLYTQVNRGSDPSIEEPLRSVFAGRKRALTPASVQKKKEETKSSGVRFF; from the exons ATGGATGTTCTACCAACAACCAGATTTCCGGAAATTAACACGGTTCGATCAAAACAAAGTTCACCAGAAAATTGTATAGTAAAACTACCAAATGTTGAAGACAAAACAAACTATATTTCATCTGACGACGAACCTGTTTCGTCCCCGTGCTCACGTCCTCGACGACGCCGGAAAAAATCAAACTCTGGTACGTCGTCTGCAAGAAAATCAGCGCGTGCAGATAGCAGAAgtcaacatatacatgtatcaccaTTATCAGAGCTGAAGCCTTTGAATTTGCTCGATAACACCCAAATAATCAGTGACGATTTGTATAACGAAAAGAAGGAAAGATTGATAAAATGTTCCAAACTAAAAGATGAATTAAgagtatattttaacattgatgCTAAACTGGGAATCATCAAGACAGAGGACAGTGAGGATGACGCATATGATACAGATTTAGATCAAGATAGag TTGGCTTAGAACTTATTGTGGACgaaaaaactaaacaaataaaagattttggTGAATTTCCTGAATACAAAAAGCGATGCCGGGATCTTAAAGTTGTTCCCAATACATTCCTAATTCGCCATGCTACCGAGGACAATTTCAAAATGAGGCACCGATACATGACGTCAAGTGATTGCAGAACTATTTCAAAGGAAGTGGAG CATAATCTGGCTTTTCAAAGTATTGATTTAGAAGATAATGGAATAACTCACAAACATTTACAGACTATGGCAGACATGTTGCTAAAGAACAACAGCATTATTGAATTC aatataTCAAATAATCCTATTGGTccagaaggtgcaaaaattctaaaatatatattggcTAATAATTATCACGTGGTGAAGGCTGACGTTTCAG ATTGTGGTCTCGGAGAAAAGTCTGGTCCTTATCTAGCAGAGATCATTGAG AATAATGTTTTCCTCCGGGAGTTATATCTAAGACGCAATAACCTTGGTAATGCAGCTGCAAAGTATATTGGAGATGCTTTAG GAAGCAATATCACTTTAGAATTGTTAGATATTAGTTGGAATCAAATTGGAAAACAGGGTGCAATTGCCTTAGCTGCTGGTTTAAAG GTTAATACTCAGTTAGAAATATTAAATGTTGCTATGAACGGTTTTGGAGAAGATGGAGGAATAGCCTTATTTGAAGCATTAAAGAACCAAGATTCGCTTGAGGAGCTGGACATAACTGCCAATAGGTTAACAGACAAAGTAGCCAGAGTAATATCAACAATAATACCATATAATCGTCATTTGAAGACACTCAAG atttcataCAACCATATATCTTCAGTTGGTGCTCTTACGTTGTTGAAACCATACTCTTCTCGCATGAAAAAGAGACTTGCGACTGTTGAACTTCAG GGAATTGACGTTGATGCCGAGCTGATAGATGCCGTTAACACATTACAGAATAAACGTGGCATGACGGTACTAATATCACGACCTCCATCACGTCGAGAGAAAACTAGTGATCAGTTGACCTACAGTTTAATAAAGATAGTTGAACTAATGAAAGACTTTGAAGTAGACGTCTATGACTTGTTTCCAGGTTATGAAAAAGAAAGAGAAGAAATGATTACCACTGACGAAATCATAGCAGCAATGAAG GAATGTGAACGGattccagaaaaaaagaagatccAAAGTGTAAAACGGCTGATAAGAGATACCAGAAACAGGAATTTCCAGTTAAA AGAATTTGCTGTTCTTTACACACAAGTAAATCGAGGAAGTGATCCAAGTATAGAAGAACCATTAAGGAGTGTATTTGCAGGTCGTAAAAGGGCACTAACTCCTGCATCggttcaaaagaaaaaagaggAAACGAAATCATCGGGTGTTAGATTTTTCTGA